Proteins co-encoded in one Nicotiana sylvestris chromosome 7, ASM39365v2, whole genome shotgun sequence genomic window:
- the LOC138873657 gene encoding DNA polymerase delta subunit 3-like, translating to MGACGEEMGKGKGAFLAICGVAQDRLYESGMKSGGSGSGEASEGLIHLSKQREEPVSSTEETLAGLLKKIGASYDTKKRKAITPKAPNVPKPSKKRKASSLTTTASSVPRGRATRSRVKQSEADLQKALEESKKKKKDKGKGKVAETSEAVEEEEMELVHQERGTTVEVPTPKPKKPKTSSKKSSSVPVAAEPTLSKRTISAVKAKQTKVSDDDDWSGEEEEEDESEKEQDKLSIFGRRKILKGRLLKDLVEPGMMRLVDSLAAQGWKDMVLQMEGRLDRNELIEFMANAVVKDEVVRSQVKGVQV from the coding sequence atgggtgcatgtggtgaagagatGGGAAAAGGGAAGGGAGCATTTCTTGCTATATGTGGGGTTGCACAAGATAGGTTATATgagagtggcatgaagtcagggggaagtggttctggggaagCATCCGAGGGGTTGATTCATCTAAGCAAACAAAGAGAAGAACCTGTTTCATCTACTGAAGAAACCTTGGCTGGCCTACTGAAAAAGATTGGGGCAAGTTATGACACAAAGAAACGTAAAGCTATTACACCAAAAGCCCCAAATGTTCCCAAGCCATCCAAGAAAAGAAAAGCCTCATCCCTAACAACTACTGCCTCTTCAGTGCCTAGgggtagagccacaagaagcagggtaaaacagagtgaagctgatctacaaaaggctttagaggaaagcaagaaaaagaaaaaggataaggGAAAGGGCAAGGTTGCAGAAACCTCAGAGGCTGTTGAGGAAGaagagatggaactggtccatcaagagAGGGGTACAACAGTGGAGGTCCCTACACCCAAGCCTAAGAAACCCAAGACTTCCTCTAAGAAGTCCTCCTCTGTGCCTGTAGCTGCTGAACCCACACTATCCAAGAGGACAATATCTGCAGTGAAAGCTAAACAAACCAAAGTTTCTGACGATGATgattggagtggagaagaagaagaagaagatgaatctGAGAAGGAACAGGATAAGCTTTCCATTTTTGGTAGGAGAAAAATCTTAAAAGGTAGATTGTTgaaggacctggtggaaccagggatGATGAGATTGGTAGACTCTTTGGCTGctcagggatggaaggacatggtccttcagatggaaggTAGACTAGATAGAAATGAGTTGATTGAATTTATGGCAAATGCTGTTGTTAAGGATGAAGTTGTCCGTAGCCAGGTGAAGGGAGTTCAAGTGTAG